The nucleotide sequence TATCTACGTCAACAAGCCCAACGAGGCGACGTACTTCTACCAGGACCTCGATGCGAACGGTGGGCGCCTCAACGGCAGCCGGCGCTATACCGTGACTTTCCCGTCAGGCGAACCGCCGGTGCGCGGCTTCTGGTCGCTCACGCTGTACGACGCGCAGCATTTCTTCGTGCCCAATGCGGCCAACCGTTTTTCGCTGGGCACGAAGAACAAGGACCTGGTACACAACGCCGATGGCGGCATAACGCTTTACGTGCAGTCCGAGCCACCGGCTGATCCCGCATTGCGGCCGAACTGGTTGCCGTCGCCGGCGGATGCGGCGTTCTCGCTGTACGTGCGTACCTACTGGCCGGATGCGGCCATCCTCGATGGCGACTGGTCGCCGCCCGCTGTGCAACCCGAAGGAGCTGCGCCGTGAATCGCATTGCCTGCACTGCCTTGGCTGTCGTCGTGTGCGGCGCACTGGCCGGATGTAACCGCACCCCACCCGAGGCGACGCCGGTTGCGGAAACGCCACCCGCGACGGCGGCTGCACCGCCTGCCAACACGCCGGCCTATACCGACCAGGACATCAGTGACGCCTGGATCTACCTGCTGGGTCGCCTGCTGGTACTTCGCCAGCAGAAGGCCGACCTCGCCGAGGGCATGCAGTGGAACCAGATCACCCACCGCAAGCCGGGCGCGGTGGAGTGGCCGAACCCGAACCTTGACGTGGCCTATTCCGAAGCCTGGGTGGCGCTGGACGAAAGCAGCTGCACCATCGTGACAGTGCCCAGAATCACAGGCCGCTATTACACCGTGCAGTTCCTCAACGGATGGGGCGAAACGCTGGCCAACATCAATGAGCGCACCCAGGCGCAGCGTCCGTCGGGCGAGTTCGCGGTGTGCCTGAAGGGGGCGAATGTCACGCTTCCTGCGGATGTCGTGCGTATCGATGTGCCTGCACGTTACCTGCGGATGCTGGCGCGGGTAGAGCTGGGCGACAACTGGGACCAGGCCGTGGCGCTGCAGCAGAAGTTCACGCTGCGCGCGACCGGCACGCCGGCGACACCTGCGCTGCCGGAAGTCGCCAGCTTCGACCAGCAGCACCTGCCCGGCGTGGAGGCGTTCGACAAGGCAGCCGCAGTGCTGGACAGCGAGCAGGATCTCAATCCTGGCATGGAAGCAGTGGCGGCCAAGGCGCGTTCGATTGGTGCAGCCATCCAGGACCCCGCCGAGCGCACGCGCGTGGACAAAGTTGTGCGCGAAAAAGCGCATGCTGACCTGGCCAAGGCCTCGCCGACAGTAGGGCATGGCACGCTGAAGAACGGCTGGGCACGGCCGTCGGTCGCGGGTGAGTATGGGAATGACTGGCTGGGACGCACCCTGGTGAACCTGGGTGGGATCTGGGCCAACAACATGGATGCGGTGGTGTACTACAAGGGCAACCTTGACAGCACCAACACCCAGCTCAATGGCGATCACAGCTACACCATGACGTTCCCGAAGGATGCTTTGCCCGCGTCGTTCGCCGATTACTTCTGGTCCGTGATCGCGGTCGACCCGGTCTTCGCACGGGTTCTGCCGAATCCGAAAAAACGCTTCCTGCTC is from Stenotrophomonas bentonitica and encodes:
- a CDS encoding DUF1214 domain-containing protein; its protein translation is MNRIACTALAVVVCGALAGCNRTPPEATPVAETPPATAAAPPANTPAYTDQDISDAWIYLLGRLLVLRQQKADLAEGMQWNQITHRKPGAVEWPNPNLDVAYSEAWVALDESSCTIVTVPRITGRYYTVQFLNGWGETLANINERTQAQRPSGEFAVCLKGANVTLPADVVRIDVPARYLRMLARVELGDNWDQAVALQQKFTLRATGTPATPALPEVASFDQQHLPGVEAFDKAAAVLDSEQDLNPGMEAVAAKARSIGAAIQDPAERTRVDKVVREKAHADLAKASPTVGHGTLKNGWARPSVAGEYGNDWLGRTLVNLGGIWANNMDAVVYYKGNLDSTNTQLNGDHSYTMTFPKDALPASFADYFWSVIAVDPVFARVLPNPKKRFLLNRESGLKYNADGSLTLYFGAEKPKDAPDPNWLPTPKGKDYRLTFRFYGPIGGVKDGSYFPPPLIRSDT